Proteins from one Desulfotomaculum sp. genomic window:
- the ytfJ gene encoding sporulation protein YtfJ, producing MSEQHPIEGLMKTAMESIKEMIDVNTVIGDPVETPDGTIIIPISRVAFGFGAGGGEFEHDVHEKSVDEQKPFFGGGSGAGVSVQPVGFLVVGHGSIRLLPVENNVLFDRLIDLAPQVLEQIQSILNEKIKGAQKNNSSTLQQETTINTTPPL from the coding sequence ATGTCTGAGCAGCATCCCATAGAAGGTTTGATGAAGACAGCTATGGAAAGCATTAAAGAAATGATTGACGTTAATACAGTAATAGGTGATCCAGTAGAAACTCCTGACGGTACAATAATAATTCCCATTTCAAGGGTAGCTTTTGGTTTTGGGGCTGGCGGCGGCGAGTTTGAACATGATGTTCATGAAAAAAGCGTTGACGAACAAAAACCCTTTTTCGGCGGCGGCAGTGGAGCAGGTGTTTCAGTGCAGCCGGTTGGGTTTTTGGTAGTTGGACATGGCAGTATCAGGTTGCTCCCGGTGGAGAATAACGTACTTTTTGACAGGCTTATCGATCTTGCGCCACAGGTTTTAGAGCAGATACAGTCAATTCTAAATGAGAAAATAAAAGGAGCGCAAAAAAACAATTCATCAACACTGCAGCAGGAGACAACTATTAATACAACACCTCCTTTATAA
- the spoIIID gene encoding sporulation transcriptional regulator SpoIIID, whose product MQEYIQKRVLEICAYILETKATVRQAASAFQVSKSTVHKDMTERLSSLDKSLARRVRAILEHNKAERHLRGGEATRKKYKETV is encoded by the coding sequence ATGCAGGAGTATATCCAGAAAAGAGTGCTGGAAATCTGTGCTTATATACTTGAAACAAAGGCAACCGTTCGCCAGGCGGCGTCCGCGTTCCAGGTCAGTAAGAGCACCGTCCATAAGGATATGACAGAACGGCTTTCTTCATTAGATAAGTCTCTTGCCCGCAGGGTAAGGGCAATTCTTGAACATAATAAGGCTGAGAGGCATTTGCGGGGTGGGGAAGCTACCAGAAAAAAATACAAAGAAACGGTTTAA